Proteins encoded together in one Rhizobacter sp. J219 window:
- the tssA gene encoding type VI secretion system protein TssA, whose product MNALPVEDLLASLGDDAPCGADLEYDPAFLALEEAARGKPEQQFGDTVIAAEGPDWRAVSEQALELARRTRDVRVAVHLARASARLKGVTAYASGIALIAGLLERHWDHVYPALDADDNNDPTMRLNALAPLVDTGAGLADLRAASIGGGRPAITVREIELAFGKTEPLADETVPSADGMLQALQAAESQATGTLASLKQLHADVTRIEKLLIDKVGGAQGPELRPLRVLAQALATAAEQAQGGSASEGQPGADGQTAAAGAAPVRGTPGTIVSREDVLKSLDRACEWLEKNEPTNPAPLLIRRAQRLMGKNFLEIIRDLAPAGIDQIENIAGTQNE is encoded by the coding sequence ATGAACGCCCTCCCCGTCGAAGACCTGCTGGCCTCGCTCGGCGACGACGCCCCCTGTGGTGCCGACCTGGAATACGACCCCGCCTTCCTGGCCCTCGAAGAAGCCGCCCGCGGCAAGCCCGAGCAGCAGTTCGGCGACACCGTGATCGCGGCCGAGGGCCCCGACTGGCGCGCCGTGAGCGAGCAGGCCCTCGAACTCGCCCGCCGCACCCGCGACGTGCGCGTGGCCGTGCACCTGGCCCGCGCCAGCGCCCGCCTGAAGGGGGTGACGGCCTATGCGAGCGGCATCGCACTGATCGCCGGCCTGCTGGAGCGCCACTGGGACCACGTCTACCCCGCGCTCGACGCGGACGACAACAACGACCCCACCATGCGCCTGAACGCGCTGGCCCCGCTGGTCGACACCGGCGCCGGCCTCGCAGACCTGCGCGCCGCGTCCATCGGCGGCGGCCGGCCGGCCATCACCGTGCGCGAGATCGAGCTGGCCTTCGGCAAGACCGAGCCTCTGGCCGACGAGACGGTCCCAAGCGCCGACGGCATGCTGCAGGCGCTGCAGGCCGCTGAAAGCCAGGCCACCGGCACACTGGCCTCGCTCAAGCAGCTGCACGCAGACGTCACCCGCATCGAGAAGCTGCTGATCGACAAGGTCGGCGGCGCCCAGGGCCCCGAGCTGCGCCCCCTGCGCGTGCTGGCCCAGGCGCTGGCCACGGCCGCCGAACAGGCCCAAGGTGGCAGCGCCTCCGAGGGGCAGCCCGGCGCAGACGGTCAAACCGCGGCCGCGGGCGCCGCCCCGGTGCGCGGCACGCCCGGCACCATCGTCAGCCGCGAAGACGTGCTGAAAAGCCTCGACCGCGCCTGCGAGTGGCTCGAAAAGAACGAGCCCACCAACCCCGCCCCGCTGCTCATCCGCCGCGCGCAGCGCCTGATGGGCAAGAACTTCCTGGAAATCATCAGAGATTTGGCGCCTGCCGGCATCGACCAGATCGAAAACATCGCCGGCACGCAAAACGAGTAA
- a CDS encoding type VI secretion system tube protein Hcp, which produces MASIDTHIKFAGVEGEATHKDHKGEIEVLSWTWGVSNDSVGAGGGSGKGKATPGDFHITHLYDKGSPVLAKYCASGKHFPEVTMTSRKAGEGQKDFLIVKFKEVFIKSVQPSGSSGGDIVESITFSYKQIDFAYKAQDDKGGLTGEVKFGWNNATTEIT; this is translated from the coding sequence ATGGCATCCATTGACACCCACATCAAATTCGCCGGCGTTGAAGGCGAAGCCACCCACAAGGACCACAAGGGCGAGATCGAAGTCCTGTCGTGGACCTGGGGCGTCTCGAACGACAGCGTCGGCGCGGGCGGCGGCTCGGGCAAGGGCAAGGCCACGCCGGGCGACTTCCACATCACCCACCTGTACGACAAGGGCTCGCCGGTGCTGGCCAAGTACTGCGCCTCGGGCAAGCACTTCCCCGAAGTCACCATGACCTCGCGCAAGGCTGGCGAAGGCCAGAAGGACTTCCTCATCGTCAAGTTCAAGGAAGTGTTCATCAAGTCGGTGCAGCCTTCGGGCAGCTCGGGCGGCGACATCGTCGAGAGCATCACCTTCTCGTACAAGCAGATCGACTTCGCCTACAAGGCGCAAGACGACAAGGGCGGCCTCACCGGCGAGGTGAAGTTCGGCTGGAACAACGCCACCACCGAGATCACCTGA
- a CDS encoding S-layer family protein, translating to MRAFQQSPIAIAALLTLGAAHAQPVPTALPVLRPNGAVVNATVGTPANNTLTINQTASTSNRALIEWSSFSIGRQAAVNITQPNTQSVLVNRVMGSGNGPSASEIYGSMTANGRVFLLNPAGVVFGPGAQVNVGSLVATSLDLDPSMSDANYARLMRGDDLALTATAGSDVQVMAADDPRRPQIRVTEGGSIVLMGTANVVQDGVISAPGGLVNLTTAGDAIVRPVGSSGFVQLAVTGTAEARTTGISLGGGSQTLASGGSIVIGGQPRDETRRGDLISIAGTASTDSATGAAGNIHIDAGASGDVLATEGAVVTASSTAAAGGSITVLGADIRLQRGDVAHPRLLADGRSGGGSIDVGNSQTRAITLDTGTLVSADATGSGDGGQIRLRAMYNNPNATSPVARLDFGVTEAYGTLRARGGTEGGNGGAIETSGMAVTTALQDGTLARSATIDARARAAGGRAGSWTLDPYDVTISSSAPVAVNGSFNPTGPGANVQASDLSAALNAGTSIDISTEAGGAGTQAGNITIAPGTVITRSTGTTPASFTLRANGNILVDTATLDASGAGPVSINLYSDLDGNGTGSVLISNSTLRTGGGNLTVSGGIDPTTGYARGDTSTAGIGIVGSTIDTVGTTRGDVLLRGRAAAFPGAAAGVNLASTFTLGNLTVDGRASHGTGVNLNGASIGTASGLIDIRGIATRVDTATAGLIGIDTGTASVQLGTGSMTLAGRGDDANITSASAVGLRMGDLLVSASTASTGTVTIAGQSTGGSIGPGIQNQISGNSGLVIRSNAAVPTSAPTGANVVIGALADIRASSLELGVIGLGPTIATTGGVNIRPLGVSATGALVEQPTVPITLRPIGSNFGAATFVVSAPLLQAASISAGLGTVIGSQGHTGAIVVDTNTFTSHAGVAVTLQNEGTGSAGITLGSGNTLGNLALLTTGNVSQAASGVSVNNLVVRGGAASTVNLNSATNQIAGNLAFDPPAALTVRTGGGLTVGAATAQTFDAASSSFAPLAITTSLGGTTALLQAGGAVAVNQPIQMTGSGATQLDIVSPTSVTFAAGATLTSASSSGRWNVWAPTVVNAPGAGSATNLYGCVFGDTATCSVSGIARPTSGNQLLHPTQPTLTVTADPLTGFADLALPPLTFSVSGLVNGDTAGQALSGLLATTPTGTLGQYSIGAGTLASPTGYTLAFTGSTLTLRPGITRHMLQSAFHTEMASDVYGSNLDQPYICTAASVVRGGLVTGGQSDPLASEWGKVRNQPQLSGCLNVTDGGSCSAF from the coding sequence ATGCGTGCCTTCCAACAGTCCCCCATCGCCATCGCTGCCCTGCTGACCCTCGGTGCCGCCCATGCCCAGCCGGTGCCCACCGCATTGCCGGTGCTGCGCCCGAACGGCGCCGTGGTCAACGCCACCGTCGGCACGCCGGCCAACAACACGCTCACGATCAACCAGACCGCGAGCACGAGCAATCGCGCGCTGATCGAATGGAGCAGCTTTTCCATCGGCCGCCAGGCCGCCGTCAACATCACCCAACCCAACACGCAGAGCGTGCTGGTCAACCGTGTGATGGGCAGCGGCAACGGGCCGAGCGCGAGCGAGATCTACGGCTCGATGACGGCCAACGGGCGGGTCTTCCTGCTGAACCCGGCAGGTGTGGTGTTCGGCCCGGGGGCCCAGGTCAACGTGGGCTCGCTGGTGGCCACGAGCCTCGACCTCGACCCCTCGATGAGCGACGCCAACTACGCGCGGCTGATGCGCGGCGACGACCTGGCCCTCACCGCCACCGCCGGCAGCGACGTGCAGGTGATGGCTGCCGACGACCCCCGCCGCCCGCAGATCCGCGTGACCGAAGGCGGCTCGATCGTGTTGATGGGCACGGCCAACGTGGTGCAGGACGGGGTCATCAGCGCCCCGGGCGGTCTCGTCAACCTCACCACCGCCGGCGACGCCATCGTGCGGCCGGTCGGCAGCAGCGGCTTCGTGCAGCTGGCCGTCACCGGCACCGCCGAAGCGCGCACCACCGGCATCAGCCTCGGCGGCGGCTCGCAGACCCTCGCCAGCGGCGGCAGCATCGTCATCGGCGGCCAGCCACGCGACGAGACCCGCCGCGGCGACCTCATCTCCATCGCCGGCACCGCGAGCACCGATTCGGCCACCGGCGCGGCCGGCAACATCCACATCGACGCCGGCGCGAGCGGCGACGTGCTCGCCACCGAAGGCGCCGTGGTCACCGCCAGCAGCACCGCGGCAGCCGGCGGCAGCATCACCGTGCTCGGCGCCGACATCCGCCTGCAGCGCGGCGACGTAGCCCACCCGCGCCTGCTCGCCGACGGCCGCAGCGGCGGCGGCAGCATCGACGTCGGCAACTCGCAGACACGCGCCATCACGCTCGACACCGGCACCCTCGTCTCGGCCGACGCCACCGGCAGCGGCGACGGCGGGCAGATCCGCCTGCGCGCGATGTACAACAACCCCAATGCCACCAGCCCCGTCGCCCGGCTCGATTTCGGCGTGACCGAGGCCTACGGCACCCTGCGCGCCCGCGGCGGCACCGAAGGCGGCAATGGCGGCGCCATCGAAACCTCGGGCATGGCCGTGACGACCGCCCTGCAAGACGGCACCCTCGCCCGCAGCGCCACCATCGACGCCCGTGCCCGCGCCGCGGGCGGCCGCGCCGGCTCATGGACGCTCGACCCCTACGACGTCACCATCTCCAGCAGCGCGCCGGTCGCCGTCAACGGCAGCTTCAACCCCACCGGCCCCGGCGCCAACGTGCAGGCAAGCGACCTCTCGGCCGCGCTCAACGCCGGCACCAGCATCGACATCTCCACCGAGGCCGGCGGCGCCGGCACGCAGGCCGGCAACATCACCATCGCCCCGGGCACCGTCATCACCCGCAGCACCGGCACCACGCCGGCCAGCTTCACGCTGCGGGCCAACGGTAACATCCTCGTCGACACCGCCACCCTCGACGCGAGCGGCGCCGGCCCGGTCAGCATCAACCTCTACAGCGACCTCGACGGCAACGGCACCGGGAGCGTGCTCATCTCCAACAGCACCCTGCGCACCGGCGGCGGCAACCTCACGGTGAGCGGCGGCATCGATCCGACGACCGGCTATGCGCGCGGCGACACCTCGACGGCCGGCATCGGCATCGTCGGCTCGACCATCGACACCGTGGGCACCACGCGTGGCGACGTGCTGCTGCGCGGCCGGGCTGCCGCCTTCCCCGGTGCGGCAGCCGGCGTCAACCTCGCCTCGACCTTCACGCTCGGCAACCTGACGGTCGACGGCCGAGCCAGCCACGGCACCGGCGTCAACCTCAACGGTGCCAGCATCGGCACCGCGAGCGGGCTCATCGACATCCGCGGCATCGCCACCCGTGTCGACACGGCTACCGCCGGGCTGATCGGCATCGACACCGGCACCGCTTCCGTGCAACTCGGCACTGGCTCGATGACGCTGGCCGGCCGCGGCGACGACGCCAACATCACCAGCGCCAGCGCGGTGGGCCTGCGCATGGGCGACCTGCTGGTCTCAGCGAGCACCGCCTCGACCGGCACCGTCACCATCGCCGGCCAATCGACCGGCGGCTCCATCGGCCCCGGCATCCAGAACCAGATCAGCGGCAACAGCGGCCTCGTGATCCGCTCCAACGCCGCCGTGCCCACCAGCGCCCCGACCGGCGCCAACGTGGTGATCGGCGCCCTCGCCGACATCCGCGCCAGCTCGCTGGAGCTGGGCGTGATCGGCCTCGGGCCGACCATCGCCACCACCGGCGGCGTCAACATCCGGCCGCTGGGCGTGAGCGCGACCGGCGCGCTGGTCGAGCAGCCCACGGTGCCGATCACGCTGCGGCCGATCGGCTCCAACTTCGGCGCGGCCACGTTCGTGGTCAGCGCGCCGCTCCTGCAGGCCGCGAGCATCAGCGCCGGCCTCGGCACGGTGATCGGCTCGCAGGGCCACACCGGCGCGATCGTGGTCGACACCAACACCTTCACCTCGCATGCCGGCGTGGCCGTGACGCTGCAGAACGAGGGCACCGGCTCGGCCGGCATCACCCTCGGCAGCGGCAACACGCTGGGCAACCTGGCGCTGCTCACCACCGGCAACGTGAGCCAGGCCGCCAGCGGCGTGAGCGTCAACAACCTGGTGGTGCGCGGCGGTGCGGCCAGCACCGTCAACCTGAACTCGGCCACCAACCAGATCGCCGGCAACCTGGCCTTCGACCCACCGGCCGCCCTCACCGTGCGCACCGGCGGCGGCCTGACCGTCGGTGCCGCCACGGCCCAGACCTTCGATGCCGCCAGCAGCAGCTTCGCACCGCTGGCCATCACCACGAGCCTGGGCGGCACCACTGCGCTGCTGCAGGCGGGTGGTGCCGTCGCGGTCAACCAGCCGATCCAGATGACCGGCAGCGGCGCGACACAGCTCGACATCGTCTCGCCCACCAGCGTGACCTTCGCCGCCGGCGCCACGCTCACCTCGGCCAGCAGCAGCGGGCGCTGGAACGTCTGGGCCCCGACCGTTGTCAACGCGCCCGGTGCCGGCAGCGCCACCAACCTCTACGGCTGCGTGTTCGGCGACACCGCGACCTGCAGCGTCTCGGGCATCGCCCGCCCGACCAGCGGCAACCAGCTGCTGCACCCGACGCAGCCCACCCTCACGGTGACCGCCGACCCGCTCACCGGCTTTGCCGACCTGGCCCTGCCGCCGCTCACCTTCTCGGTGAGCGGCCTGGTCAACGGAGACACGGCCGGACAGGCGTTGAGCGGCCTCCTCGCCACCACGCCGACCGGCACGCTCGGGCAGTACAGCATTGGCGCCGGCACGCTGGCTTCGCCCACCGGCTACACGCTCGCCTTCACTGGCTCCACGCTGACGCTGCGTCCGGGCATCACCCGGCACATGCTGCAGTCGGCCTTCCACACCGAGATGGCGTCCGACGTCTATGGAAGCAACCTCGACCAGCCCTACATCTGCACCGCCGCGTCGGTGGTGCGGGGCGGGCTGGTGACGGGTGGCCAGAGCGACCCGCTCGCCTCCGAATGGGGCAAGGTGCGCAACCAGCCGCAGCTCTCGGGCTGCCTCAACGTGACCGACGGCGGCTCATGCTCGGCGTTCTGA
- the tssC gene encoding type VI secretion system contractile sheath large subunit, translating to MAETQGQSSALQGVEFQGGDFASLLKKEFKPKSDEAKSAVENAVLTLAQQALANTKVIGSDVVASIEAMIAELDQKLSSQINQIMHNPEFQQLESAWRGLHHLVNNTETDEMLKIRVMNISKAELGKTLKRYKGTAWDQSPIFKKVYEEEFGQFGGEPFGCLVGDYYFDHSPPDVELLGEMSKVCAAAHSPFIAAGGPSLMQMESWQELANPRDLTKIFTTPEYAAWRSLRESDDARYIGLAMPRFLARIPYGAKTNPVEEFNFEEDTANADHTKYTWANSAYAMAVNINRSFKMYGWCSRIRGIESGGAVEGLPTHTFPTDDGGVDMKCPTEIAISDRREAELAKNGFMPLVHRKNSDFAAFIGAQSLQKPAEYDDPDATANANLAARLPYLFATCRFAHYLKCIVRDKVGSFKEKDDMAKWLNSWIMNYVDGDPANSSETTKAQKPLAAAEVVVEEIPGNPGYYSSKFFLRPHYQLEGLTVSLRLVSKLPSQKAA from the coding sequence ATGGCAGAAACACAAGGTCAATCGTCGGCCCTGCAGGGTGTCGAGTTCCAGGGCGGTGATTTCGCATCGCTGCTGAAGAAGGAATTCAAGCCCAAGAGCGACGAGGCGAAGTCGGCCGTCGAGAACGCGGTGCTCACGCTCGCGCAACAGGCGCTGGCCAACACCAAGGTCATCGGCAGCGACGTGGTCGCCTCGATCGAGGCCATGATCGCCGAGCTCGACCAGAAGCTCAGCTCGCAGATCAACCAGATCATGCACAACCCCGAGTTCCAGCAGCTCGAGAGTGCATGGCGCGGCCTGCATCACTTGGTGAACAACACCGAGACCGACGAGATGCTGAAGATCCGCGTGATGAACATCAGCAAGGCCGAGCTCGGCAAGACGCTCAAGCGCTACAAGGGCACCGCCTGGGACCAGAGCCCGATCTTCAAGAAGGTCTACGAGGAAGAGTTCGGCCAGTTCGGCGGCGAGCCTTTCGGCTGCCTCGTCGGCGACTACTACTTCGACCACAGCCCGCCCGACGTGGAGCTGCTGGGCGAAATGTCGAAAGTCTGCGCGGCCGCGCACTCCCCCTTCATCGCCGCCGGTGGCCCGTCGCTGATGCAGATGGAGTCGTGGCAGGAGCTCGCCAATCCGCGCGACCTCACCAAGATCTTCACCACGCCCGAATACGCCGCCTGGCGCTCGCTGCGCGAGAGCGACGACGCCCGCTACATCGGCCTGGCGATGCCGCGCTTCCTGGCACGCATCCCCTACGGCGCCAAGACCAACCCGGTCGAAGAGTTCAACTTCGAGGAAGACACCGCCAACGCCGATCACACCAAGTACACCTGGGCCAACTCGGCGTACGCGATGGCGGTCAACATCAACCGCTCGTTCAAGATGTACGGCTGGTGCTCGCGCATCCGCGGCATCGAGTCGGGCGGCGCGGTGGAAGGCCTGCCCACGCACACCTTCCCGACCGATGACGGCGGCGTCGACATGAAGTGCCCGACCGAGATCGCGATCAGCGACCGGCGCGAAGCGGAACTCGCCAAGAACGGCTTCATGCCGCTGGTGCACCGCAAGAACAGCGACTTCGCCGCCTTCATCGGTGCCCAGTCGCTGCAGAAGCCGGCCGAGTACGACGACCCCGACGCCACAGCGAATGCCAACCTGGCCGCACGCCTGCCCTACCTCTTCGCCACCTGCCGTTTCGCGCACTACCTGAAGTGCATCGTGCGCGACAAGGTGGGCTCCTTCAAGGAAAAGGACGACATGGCCAAGTGGCTCAACAGCTGGATCATGAACTACGTGGACGGTGACCCCGCCAACTCGTCGGAGACCACCAAGGCCCAGAAGCCGCTGGCGGCCGCCGAGGTGGTGGTCGAAGAGATCCCGGGCAACCCCGGCTACTACAGCAGCAAGTTCTTCCTGCGGCCGCACTACCAGCTCGAAGGGCTGACGGTGTCGCTGCGCCTCGTTTCCAAACTGCCCTCGCAGAAGGCAGCCTGA
- a CDS encoding type VI secretion system accessory protein TagJ encodes MATAQELVAAGDPQAALQLLQQQVRDKPGDAKLRVFLFQLLAVLGQWERAMAQLDVCGQLDASTLAMVNTYREAIKCEAVRGAVFAGKTTPVVFGKPSEWIALLIQALAHDTQGQPEQAQALRAQAFEAAPTTAGTINGEAFDWIADADSRLGPVLEVVLNGRYTWVPFDALLAVHVEEPEDLRDMVWAPAHLTFANGGESVALIPTCYPGTREQPDGKFKLARATEWLPSGTDQYAGLGQRVISTSSAEVLGLLEVREIKLTPAA; translated from the coding sequence ATGGCCACCGCCCAGGAACTCGTCGCCGCGGGCGACCCCCAAGCCGCCCTGCAATTGCTGCAGCAGCAGGTGCGCGACAAACCGGGCGACGCCAAGCTGCGCGTCTTCCTGTTCCAGCTGCTGGCCGTGCTCGGCCAGTGGGAACGGGCGATGGCCCAGCTCGACGTCTGCGGACAGCTCGACGCCAGCACGCTGGCGATGGTCAACACCTACCGCGAGGCCATCAAGTGCGAGGCGGTGCGTGGCGCGGTGTTCGCCGGAAAGACGACGCCGGTCGTCTTCGGCAAGCCCTCGGAGTGGATCGCCCTGCTGATCCAGGCGCTCGCGCACGACACGCAGGGCCAGCCGGAGCAGGCACAAGCGCTGCGCGCGCAGGCCTTCGAGGCGGCCCCCACCACCGCCGGCACGATCAACGGCGAAGCCTTCGACTGGATCGCCGACGCCGATTCGCGCCTCGGCCCGGTGCTCGAAGTGGTGCTCAACGGGCGCTACACCTGGGTGCCGTTCGACGCGCTGCTGGCCGTCCACGTCGAAGAACCCGAAGACCTGCGCGACATGGTCTGGGCCCCCGCGCACCTGACCTTCGCCAACGGTGGCGAATCGGTCGCGCTCATTCCGACCTGCTACCCCGGCACGCGCGAGCAACCCGACGGCAAGTTCAAGCTGGCGCGCGCCACCGAGTGGTTGCCCTCCGGCACCGACCAGTACGCGGGTCTCGGCCAGCGGGTGATTTCCACCAGCAGTGCCGAAGTTCTCGGCCTGCTCGAAGTGCGCGAGATCAAGCTCACCCCGGCCGCATGA
- a CDS encoding type VI secretion system tube protein Hcp, producing the protein MPSAAASHSDIFLSVQTKRAGKVKGEALNPGHEDDIVVKGWHWGVSATSALGSTQATSRRAYKGLTVIKQIDSATTALMAALATNDEVKEAKLTMRKAGSEQIDYFLVTLQKARISSVDHSTDESGNTIESVTIQFNKVSVEYRPQKAAGSRGASMTFEDEILNN; encoded by the coding sequence ATGCCATCCGCCGCTGCGTCCCATTCCGACATCTTCCTGAGCGTTCAGACCAAGCGTGCCGGCAAGGTCAAGGGCGAGGCCCTGAACCCCGGCCATGAAGATGACATCGTCGTCAAGGGATGGCACTGGGGCGTGTCGGCCACCTCGGCGCTGGGCTCCACGCAAGCCACCTCGCGCCGCGCCTACAAGGGCCTGACGGTCATCAAGCAGATCGACTCCGCCACCACCGCGCTGATGGCAGCCCTTGCCACCAACGACGAAGTGAAGGAAGCCAAGCTCACCATGCGCAAGGCTGGCTCGGAGCAGATCGACTACTTTCTCGTCACGCTGCAGAAGGCCCGCATCTCCTCGGTGGACCACTCCACCGACGAAAGCGGCAACACGATCGAGAGCGTCACGATCCAGTTCAACAAGGTGTCGGTCGAATACCGGCCACAGAAGGCGGCCGGAAGCCGCGGCGCGTCGATGACCTTCGAAGACGAAATCCTCAACAACTGA
- the tssE gene encoding type VI secretion system baseplate subunit TssE has protein sequence MSFNTRDRLQPVLLDRLTDTAPLSRVEAEDHRVMNKAQIREAVLRDLSWLLNSVQPLDKELAKRFPAAADSVLNFGLPAMSGQLASKIDVSLLERAIKQAILRFEPRVMEDSLQVTALDASSVLDTHNVIEFEIQGFMWAQPVPLELLLRTQVDLEAGQVEVRDMASGAVSRRVAR, from the coding sequence ATGAGCTTCAACACCCGGGATCGGCTGCAACCCGTCCTGCTGGACCGGCTGACCGACACCGCGCCGCTGTCGCGCGTCGAGGCCGAAGACCACCGTGTGATGAACAAGGCGCAGATCCGCGAAGCGGTGCTGCGCGACCTGTCGTGGCTGCTCAACTCGGTGCAGCCGCTCGACAAGGAACTCGCCAAGCGCTTCCCCGCCGCGGCCGACTCGGTGCTCAACTTCGGCCTGCCCGCGATGTCGGGCCAGCTCGCGTCGAAGATCGACGTGAGCCTGCTTGAGCGCGCCATCAAGCAGGCCATCCTGCGCTTCGAGCCGCGCGTGATGGAAGACTCGCTGCAGGTCACCGCGCTCGATGCATCGAGCGTGCTCGACACCCACAACGTCATCGAATTCGAGATCCAGGGCTTCATGTGGGCGCAGCCGGTACCGCTGGAGCTCTTGCTGCGCACCCAGGTCGACCTGGAGGCCGGCCAGGTGGAAGTGCGTGACATGGCCAGTGGCGCCGTGAGCCGGCGGGTGGCGCGCTGA
- the tssF gene encoding type VI secretion system baseplate subunit TssF: protein MDPNLLRHYNDELTHLREVGAEFAQEFPKIASRLSLDGLEVTDPYVERLLEGFAFLAARIQLKLDAEQPKLIQHLLETVYPGFLSPVPSMVVARMRPDPLDPNLTKGFTLKRGAALNAEVTRGQNTRCEFRIAHDVTLWPIEITSVQYFTHAPDLPLAHLPVVRQVKGGLRIKLRLHGGLNFKQLRLERLALYISAPDEVAFRLHELVLGNTVATWVSNKRPMQGFADADSVQPLGFRDDEALLPETLRGFSGHRLLQELAAMPQRFLFFDVQDLARRLDQVDGAEAEIVLLFSRGDAALESLVDAGSLALFCTPAVNLFPKRLDRIQLGTDSWEHHAVPDRTRPMDYEVHTLESVTGYGTAQVAEQKFLPLYASYHDESRNHGAYFTVRREPRLLSSRQRQDGPRSAYVGQEVFLSLVDPQAAPYREDIRQLSLTALVTNRDLPTLLPGNATTWTLDAAGPAGRIETLRGPTRPVQRLARGDVGWSLVSLLTLNYLSIAGDDPKRAAAALRSLLALHGPEQDVAWAKQVESLQWVEAKSVVRRLPFPGPLTFGCGVEVTALVDELGFQGSSAFLLGQVLAQLFARHASTNSFCETVLRSATRGEIFRAKPRIGEKAVL from the coding sequence ATGGATCCCAACCTCCTGCGCCACTACAACGACGAGCTGACCCACCTGCGCGAGGTGGGCGCCGAGTTTGCGCAGGAGTTTCCGAAGATCGCGTCGCGGCTGTCGCTCGACGGGCTGGAAGTCACCGACCCGTATGTCGAGCGCCTGCTGGAAGGTTTTGCCTTCCTCGCTGCACGCATCCAGCTCAAGCTCGATGCCGAGCAACCCAAGCTGATCCAGCACCTGCTGGAGACGGTGTACCCCGGCTTCCTGTCGCCGGTGCCGTCGATGGTGGTCGCGCGCATGCGGCCCGACCCGCTCGACCCGAACCTCACCAAGGGATTCACGCTCAAGCGCGGCGCCGCCTTGAACGCCGAAGTCACCCGCGGCCAGAACACGCGCTGCGAGTTCCGCATCGCGCATGACGTGACGCTGTGGCCGATCGAGATCACCTCGGTGCAGTACTTCACCCATGCGCCCGACCTGCCGCTGGCCCACCTGCCGGTGGTGCGCCAGGTCAAGGGCGGCCTGCGCATCAAGCTCAGGCTGCATGGTGGGCTGAACTTCAAGCAGCTCAGGCTCGAACGCCTGGCGCTCTACATCTCGGCGCCCGACGAGGTGGCCTTCCGGCTGCACGAGCTGGTGCTCGGCAACACGGTCGCCACCTGGGTCAGCAACAAACGCCCAATGCAGGGCTTTGCCGATGCCGACTCGGTGCAGCCGCTCGGCTTCCGCGACGACGAAGCCCTGCTGCCCGAGACGCTGCGCGGCTTCAGCGGCCATCGCCTCCTGCAGGAACTGGCCGCGATGCCGCAGCGCTTTCTGTTCTTCGATGTGCAAGACCTCGCCCGCCGCCTCGACCAGGTCGATGGCGCCGAGGCCGAGATCGTGCTTCTGTTTTCGCGTGGGGACGCCGCCCTTGAATCGCTGGTGGACGCCGGCAGCCTCGCGCTCTTTTGTACCCCCGCCGTCAACCTCTTCCCCAAGCGGCTCGATCGCATCCAGCTCGGCACCGACAGTTGGGAGCACCACGCGGTGCCCGACCGCACGCGCCCCATGGATTACGAAGTGCACACGCTGGAGTCGGTGACGGGATATGGCACGGCGCAGGTGGCCGAGCAGAAGTTCCTGCCGCTCTACGCGAGCTACCACGATGAATCGCGCAACCACGGTGCCTACTTCACCGTGCGGCGCGAGCCGCGGCTCCTGTCGTCGCGCCAGCGACAGGACGGGCCGCGCTCGGCCTACGTCGGCCAGGAAGTCTTTCTCTCGCTGGTCGACCCGCAGGCGGCGCCGTATCGCGAAGACATTCGCCAGCTGTCGCTCACCGCGCTCGTGACCAACCGCGACCTGCCGACACTGCTGCCCGGCAACGCCACCACCTGGACGCTCGATGCCGCAGGCCCCGCCGGCCGCATCGAAACGCTGCGCGGCCCCACGCGCCCGGTGCAACGCCTCGCGCGCGGCGACGTGGGCTGGTCGCTCGTAAGCCTGCTCACGCTCAACTACTTGAGCATCGCCGGCGACGACCCCAAGCGCGCCGCCGCCGCGCTGCGCAGCCTGCTCGCACTGCACGGGCCCGAACAAGACGTCGCCTGGGCCAAGCAGGTGGAAAGCCTGCAATGGGTGGAAGCCAAGTCGGTGGTGCGCCGGCTGCCCTTCCCGGGGCCGCTCACCTTCGGTTGCGGTGTCGAAGTCACCGCCCTGGTCGACGAACTCGGCTTCCAGGGCTCGAGTGCCTTCCTGCTCGGCCAGGTGCTGGCCCAGCTCTTCGCCCGACACGCGTCGACCAACAGCTTCTGCGAGACGGTGCTGCGCTCGGCCACGCGTGGTGAGATCTTCCGCGCCAAGCCGCGCATCGGCGAAAAGGCAGTGCTGTGA